A genomic window from Engraulis encrasicolus isolate BLACKSEA-1 chromosome 14, IST_EnEncr_1.0, whole genome shotgun sequence includes:
- the LOC134463484 gene encoding G-protein coupled receptor 37-like 1, with protein sequence MLGSFLILMLGLAEPLQAKPLQDALDSSNSPMGMLPGGLSGTTTAMQFPIYAKSYTTGDMDVPEHANHEETPKRVTRGAKDGRSRQRERQELHNLRDPRPHDPDGFFTTPSNVHFPNKTHREVRNDTNSIRIHNPLYPVTDSSYGAYAVMLLSLMVFAVGIIGNLAVMCIVWHNYYMKTAWNCILASLAFWDFLVLFFCLPIVIFNELTKRRLMGDLSCRIVPYMEVTSLGVATFSLCALSIDRFHVATSPQPRLCQCSTSPLEIQQPADPLAAEQRQGG encoded by the exons ATGTTGGGATCTTTTTTAATATTAATGTTGGGGTTGGCCGAGCCCCTCCAGGCAAAACCGCTACAGGACGCACTGGATTCCTCGAACTCTCCTATGGGAATGTTACCAGGTGGATTATCGGGCACCACTACTGCGATGCAATTTCCAATTTACGCCAAATCATACACAACAGGAGATATGGATGTGCCAGAGCATGCAAACCACGAGGAAACCCCAAAGAGGGTAACACGGGGTGCAAAAGATGGACGATCCAGACAACGGGAGAGACAGGAGCTCCACAACCTCAGGGACCCAAGACCTCATGACCCAGACGGCTTTTTCACAACCCCAAGCAATGTACATTtcccaaacaaaacacacagagaagTCAGGAATGACACAAATTCGATTCGTATCCACAACCCTCTCTACCCAGTGACTGACAGCTCCTATGGCGCCTATGCCGTGATGCTCCTGTCGCTCATGGTGTTCGCCGTGGGCATCATTGGTAACCTGGCAGTGATGTGCATCGTGTGGCACAACTATTACATGAAAACTGCGTGGAATTGCATCCTGGCCAGCCTGGCCTTCTGGGATTTCCTCGTGCTCTTTTTCTGTCTGCCAATAGTTATCTTTAATGAGCTGACCAAGAGGAGGCTGATGGGAGACCTCTCCTGTAGAATTGTGCCTTACATGGAG gTGACGTCCCTGGGGGTGGCCACCTTCAGCCTGTGTGCGCTGAGCATCGACCGCTTCCACGTGGCCACCAGCCCGCAGCCCAGACTGTGCCAGTGCTCAACATCACCACTCGAAATCCAACAGCCAGCTGATCCACTCGCTGCAGAGCAGAGGCAGGGCGGTTAA
- the LOC134463368 gene encoding G-protein coupled receptor 37-like 1 has product MLGSFLILMLGLAEPLQAKPLQDALDSSNSPMGMLPGGLSGTTTAMQFPIYAKSYTTGDMDVPEHANHEETPKRVTRGAKDGRSRQRERQELHNLRDPRPHDPDGFFTTPSNVHFPNKTHREVRNDTNSIRIHNPLYPVTDSSYGAYAVMLLSLMVFAVGIIGNLAVMCIVWHNYYMKTAWNCILASLAFWDFLVLFFCLPIVIFNELTKRRLMGDLSCRIVPYMEVTSLGVATFSLCALSIDRFHVATSPQPRPLRRPVEPCQSILAKLSVIWVGSMVLAVPELLLWQLHQELAPGTGLPLDSCVRRPSVELPESVYSLVLTYHEARMWWSFGCFYCLPLLFTLACHLLTRHVAEETKQAAADTGTGKKGTKGRPLSPSTTSSSSTCTSSSSSSSPKRQQQRRRERQLTHTVLALATMFAVCGLPENAANITLAYAGLEVSAATLALLQLIGQFLMFARAAATPVILLCLCRALGQAFMDCCCCCCDECLPGRSNSSSSSSSSSSSSGSSTRSTAATATTASSPTSSVPLEDTKAITTITTANTTTTTTTDKLKIVSGSTPPAILFDKAKDNSSILALGTPC; this is encoded by the exons ATGTTGGGATCTTTTTTAATCTTAATGTTGGGGTTGGCCGAGCCCCTCCAGGCAAAACCGCTACAGGACGCACTGGATTCCTCGAACTCTCCTATGGGAATGTTACCAGGTGGATTATCGGGCACCACTACTGCGATGCAATTTCCAATTTACGCCAAATCATACACAACAGGAGATATGGATGTGCCAGAGCATGCAAACCACGAGGAAACCCCAAAGAGGGTAACACGGGGTGCAAAAGATGGACGATCCAGACAACGGGAGAGACAGGAGCTCCACAACCTCAGGGACCCAAGACCTCATGACCCAGACGGCTTTTTCACAACCCCAAGCAATGTACATTtcccaaacaaaacacacagagaagTCAGGAATGACACAAATTCGATTCGTATCCACAACCCTCTCTACCCAGTGACTGACAGCTCCTATGGCGCCTATGCCGTGATGCTCCTGTCGCTCATGGTGTTCGCCGTGGGCATCATTGGTAACCTGGCAGTGATGTGCATCGTGTGGCACAACTATTACATGAAAACTGCGTGGAATTGCATCCTGGCCAGCCTGGCCTTCTGGGATTTCCTCGTGCTCTTTTTCTGTCTGCCAATAGTTATCTTTAATGAGCTGACCAAGAGGAGGCTGATGGGAGACCTCTCCTGTAGAATTGTGCCTTACATGGAG gTGACGTCCCTGGGGGTGGCCACCTTCAGCCTGTGTGCGCTGAGCATCGACCGCTTCCACGTGGCCACCAGCCCGCAGCCCAGGCCCCTGCGCCGCCCCGTGGAGCCCTGCCAGTCCATCCTGGCCAAGCTGTCGGTCATCTGGGTGGGCTCCATGGTGCTGGCCGTCCCCGAGCTGCTGCTGTGGCAGCTGCACCAGGAGCTGGCGCCGGGTACCGGCCTGCCGCTGGACTCCTGCGTGCGCCGGCCCTCCGTGGAGCTGCCCGAGTCGGTGTACTCGCTGGTGCTCACCTACCACGAGGCGCGCATGTGGTGGTCCTTTGGCTGCTTCTACTGCCTGCCGCTGCTCTTCACGCTGGCGTGCCATCTGCTCACACGCCATGTGGCCGAGGAGACGAAGCAGGCCGCGGCGGACACGGGGACAGGGAAGAAGGGGACGAAGGGGCGCCCGCTCtcgccctccaccacctcctcgtcctccacctgcacctcctcgtcctcatcctcctcgcccaagaggcagcagcagcggcggcgcgAGCGTCAGCTGACCCACACGGTCCTGGCGCTAGCCACCATGTTCGCCGTCTGCGGCCTGCCGGAGAACGCGGCCAACATCACGCTGGCCTACGCCGGGCTGGAGGTCTCGGCGGCGACGCTGGCTCTCCTGCAGCTGATTGGCCAGTTCCTGATGTTTGCCCGGGCTGCCGCCACGCCGGTCATCCTGCTGTGCCTGTGCCGCGCGCTGGGCCAGGCCTTcatggactgctgctgctgctgctgcgatgaGTGCCTGCCGGGAcgctccaactcctcctcctcttcctcctcttcctcctcgtcttcgGGCTCCTCCACACGCTCCACGGCTGCCACAGCCACCACCGCCTCCTCGCCCACCTCCTCAGTGCCCTTGGAGGATACCAAAGCCATCACCACTATCACTACcgccaacaccaccactaccaccaccacagacaAGCTCAAGATAGTCTCAGGCTCGACACCTCCTGCTATTCTGTTTGATAAGGCGAAGGATAACTCCTCCATCCTGGCCCTAGGCACCCCATGTTGA